In Oceanobacillus sp. FSL K6-2867, one DNA window encodes the following:
- a CDS encoding NRAMP family divalent metal transporter — MTDKNTGHQVMTEKDRKSRRNSLIGAAFLMATSAVGPGFLTQTAYFTEALLASFGFVILVSIILDIGAQLNVWRIIAVSKMRGQEIANAVLPGLGFAVALFVVIGGIAFNIGNVGGAGLGSNAMLGIDPKIGAVITAGIAIFIFLSKEAGAAMDQVVKWLGALLILLIAYVMFVSQPPVGEAIYRSFVPLELDFYAIITIVGGTVGGYITFSGGHRLLDAGISGKESIPEVNRTSIMGIIIASAVRILLFLAVLGVVSAGISLDPDNPAATVFLHAAGEFGYRMFGLVLWVAAITSVIGAAYTSVSFLRTFHEKIDQYYRYWIIGFILVSTIIFIFIGQAATLLVFAGAVNGLILPLTLGSILLAAHNTRIVGDYKHPVWLTVFGIIIVVLTTFLGVRTLFQTIPQLF; from the coding sequence ATGACAGATAAAAATACAGGTCATCAAGTGATGACAGAGAAAGACAGGAAAAGCAGGAGAAACTCGTTAATTGGTGCTGCTTTTCTAATGGCGACTTCTGCGGTTGGACCAGGCTTTCTAACTCAAACAGCGTATTTTACAGAAGCGCTATTGGCAAGTTTCGGTTTTGTTATTTTAGTTTCGATTATATTAGATATCGGTGCACAGCTTAATGTATGGAGAATTATTGCCGTTTCAAAAATGCGTGGTCAGGAGATTGCCAATGCAGTTTTGCCGGGGTTAGGATTTGCTGTAGCGTTATTTGTTGTAATTGGCGGGATAGCGTTTAATATAGGAAATGTCGGTGGTGCAGGACTTGGAAGCAATGCTATGCTTGGAATCGATCCTAAAATTGGTGCTGTAATTACAGCAGGGATTGCTATTTTTATATTTTTATCAAAGGAAGCAGGAGCTGCAATGGACCAAGTTGTGAAATGGCTTGGGGCACTGCTTATTCTATTAATTGCTTATGTAATGTTTGTGAGTCAGCCACCGGTTGGGGAAGCAATTTATCGATCCTTTGTACCGTTGGAGCTTGATTTTTACGCGATTATCACAATTGTCGGTGGTACAGTTGGAGGATACATAACATTTTCTGGTGGGCATCGTTTATTGGATGCGGGAATTTCAGGTAAGGAAAGTATTCCTGAAGTAAATCGAACATCCATCATGGGAATTATAATTGCTTCTGCTGTTCGGATTTTGTTATTTTTAGCAGTGCTTGGCGTTGTTTCAGCTGGTATATCCCTGGATCCGGATAATCCGGCTGCAACTGTATTTTTACATGCTGCAGGTGAATTCGGCTATCGTATGTTCGGGCTTGTGCTTTGGGTTGCAGCGATTACTTCCGTTATCGGTGCGGCATATACTTCCGTGTCATTTTTGCGGACATTCCACGAAAAAATTGACCAATATTATCGCTATTGGATCATTGGGTTTATATTAGTATCAACTATTATTTTTATATTTATTGGTCAAGCTGCTACATTACTTGTATTTGCTGGTGCTGTAAATGGTTTAATTTTGCCATTGACCTTAGGGTCTATCCTGCTTGCTGCACATAATACAAGAATTGTCGGAGATTATAAACATCCTGTATGGTTGACGGTTTTTGGTATAATTATAGTTGTATTGACAACATTTCTTGGGGTTAGAACGCTGTTTCAAACAATACCGCAACTGTTCTAA
- a CDS encoding 5-oxoprolinase subunit PxpA — translation MTYFVDVNSDLGESFGAYKIGSDDLVMNYISSANIACGFHAGDYNVMQHSVKMAAEKKVGIGAHPGLPDLIGFGRRPMKIAPQEIYNLIIYQVGALQAFARSNHNELNHVKPHGALYNMAVKDPEIAQAIAEAVYAIDPNLILFGLAGSELVKAGKKTGIPVAEEVFADRTYQPDGSLTPRTLANAMVEDATEAVSRVIRMIKDGKVEAVDGSDITINADTICIHGDEPKSLEFAKRLCTVLTENGIIIKRVGK, via the coding sequence GTGACTTATTTTGTTGATGTAAACAGTGATTTAGGAGAAAGCTTTGGAGCTTATAAAATTGGCTCGGACGATTTAGTGATGAACTATATTTCTTCTGCCAATATTGCGTGTGGGTTCCATGCGGGAGATTATAATGTAATGCAGCATTCGGTAAAAATGGCAGCAGAAAAGAAGGTGGGAATTGGTGCCCATCCAGGACTTCCGGATTTAATTGGATTTGGGCGCCGTCCTATGAAAATAGCCCCGCAAGAGATCTATAATCTCATTATTTATCAGGTTGGGGCACTCCAGGCTTTTGCCCGCTCTAATCACAATGAATTGAATCATGTGAAACCACACGGTGCATTATACAATATGGCTGTAAAAGATCCAGAAATTGCTCAAGCTATTGCTGAAGCAGTTTATGCAATTGACCCAAATCTTATTTTGTTTGGACTTGCAGGAAGTGAGTTAGTGAAAGCCGGGAAAAAAACAGGTATACCTGTTGCTGAAGAGGTATTCGCTGATCGCACATATCAGCCGGATGGTTCACTAACCCCACGAACGCTTGCAAATGCAATGGTTGAAGATGCGACTGAGGCAGTAAGCCGTGTTATTCGAATGATAAAGGATGGAAAAGTAGAGGCGGTTGATGGCTCAGACATTACAATCAATGCAGATACCATCTGCATTCATGGAGACGAGCCAAAGTCCTTGGAGTTTGCAAAACGTTTATGTACAGTGTTAACAGAGAATGGAATTATTATAAAAAGAGTAGGGAAGTAA
- a CDS encoding DUF3006 domain-containing protein has protein sequence MKGILDRFEGDKAVILIEEMKEEYIVNRSALPKGSKIETVFTVEKNQTTYNIKGIDTSNTEALAQQSSDLMAKLRAKSRGSKFKK, from the coding sequence ATGAAAGGAATACTAGATCGATTTGAAGGAGACAAGGCAGTTATTTTAATTGAAGAAATGAAGGAAGAATATATTGTAAACCGAAGTGCGCTTCCGAAAGGCAGTAAAATCGAAACCGTATTTACTGTTGAAAAAAATCAAACTACATACAACATAAAAGGAATTGATACATCTAACACAGAAGCTTTAGCACAACAATCGTCTGATTTAATGGCAAAGCTTAGGGCAAAAAGCAGGGGGAGCAAATTCAAAAAGTAA
- a CDS encoding superoxide dismutase: MNSYLLEVQKWYQENKGKFEHDLQHFEGHAKEAFSRIIAQFENTFANAAREYIDEEHISGLVEEVYALYEQNAVFERSEGRQPFVPIGGHRLPPLPYSYDALEPYIAKEIMYLHHDKHHQSYVDGLNKAELKMEEARQTGDFDIIKHWEREAAFNGAGHYLHTIFWEIMAPNAGGRPQGELLQAIERDFGSFEQFKEHFTQAANQVEGGGWTMLVWAPRSGRMEILQAEKHQNLSQQDIVPLLVLDVWEHAYYLQYLNEKKDYVEAWWNVVNWPAVADRYQKAKTLRWKLA; encoded by the coding sequence ATGAATTCATACTTATTGGAAGTGCAGAAATGGTATCAGGAAAACAAGGGGAAATTCGAGCATGATTTACAGCATTTTGAAGGACATGCAAAAGAAGCGTTTTCTCGGATAATAGCCCAATTTGAAAACACGTTTGCAAACGCAGCAAGGGAGTATATTGACGAGGAGCACATCTCAGGATTAGTAGAAGAAGTTTATGCATTGTATGAGCAAAATGCAGTGTTTGAACGTTCTGAGGGAAGACAGCCATTTGTTCCGATAGGAGGGCATCGTTTGCCGCCTCTGCCATATTCTTATGATGCATTAGAGCCATATATCGCAAAGGAAATTATGTATTTGCACCATGACAAGCATCATCAAAGCTATGTCGATGGTCTGAACAAAGCAGAACTAAAAATGGAAGAAGCGAGACAGACAGGTGATTTTGACATCATTAAACATTGGGAGCGAGAGGCTGCATTTAATGGCGCTGGTCATTATTTGCATACGATATTTTGGGAGATTATGGCGCCTAATGCAGGCGGCAGACCACAAGGAGAATTGCTTCAAGCAATTGAGCGTGACTTTGGAAGTTTTGAACAATTCAAGGAGCACTTTACACAAGCGGCCAACCAAGTGGAGGGCGGAGGCTGGACAATGCTTGTTTGGGCACCAAGGTCTGGGAGAATGGAAATTTTACAAGCCGAAAAGCACCAAAACCTTTCCCAGCAAGATATTGTTCCATTATTAGTCCTTGATGTATGGGAGCATGCTTATTATTTGCAGTATTTAAATGAGAAAAAGGATTATGTTGAAGCATGGTGGAATGTCGTCAATTGGCCAGCAGTTGCAGACCGGTATCAAAAGGCAAAAACGCTACGCTGGAAACTTGCTTAG
- a CDS encoding MBL fold metallo-hydrolase, with translation MNRRFLLTLIFIIFLTACGQTSNQTDPSSIADRAHDDQSTSIADNSDVSEPDKPSPHSDLEVHYMDVGQADATLFRYSDAEKSYTILFDTGDWKGDEVVNYLMAQDVSAIALIVVSHPDADHIGQLADVVQSFDVGEVWMSGNESSSETFRSGVEAVINSDADYHEPRTGEEYEIGPLDITVLYPDTITGKSNEESISLLLTYGSTKFLFTGDAGRSDEHNIINSGIDIGADILHLGHHGSNTSSDPAFINAVDPEIAIYSAGVNNSYGHPSEDVVSYIKNAGIKLYGTDKDGTIIVSSDGENYRIETNKEKPASNSDIPNNSNHNADKNDDGEDRIADNSCVNINTANAVDIQAIIHIGPERAAELIDLRPYDTLNDLTRIQGIGPARMTDIQDQSLACLD, from the coding sequence TTGAATAGAAGATTTTTACTAACTTTGATTTTCATCATCTTTTTAACTGCTTGTGGGCAGACTAGTAATCAGACAGATCCATCATCCATTGCAGATCGTGCACATGATGATCAATCTACTTCGATTGCAGATAATAGCGATGTTTCAGAACCAGATAAACCCTCTCCCCACTCCGATTTAGAAGTTCATTACATGGATGTAGGCCAAGCAGATGCCACACTTTTCCGCTATTCGGATGCGGAAAAGTCGTATACCATCCTTTTTGATACAGGTGATTGGAAAGGTGATGAGGTCGTAAATTATCTAATGGCACAGGATGTCTCTGCAATTGCCCTTATCGTTGTCAGTCATCCGGATGCTGATCACATCGGTCAATTAGCTGATGTTGTTCAAAGTTTTGATGTTGGTGAGGTTTGGATGTCTGGAAATGAAAGTTCATCTGAAACCTTCAGGAGTGGTGTCGAAGCTGTTATTAATAGTGATGCCGATTACCATGAGCCTAGAACAGGGGAAGAATATGAAATTGGCCCTCTTGATATTACCGTTCTTTACCCAGATACAATTACTGGAAAGTCAAATGAAGAATCCATTTCATTACTGCTCACATATGGCAGCACGAAGTTTTTATTTACAGGTGATGCAGGAAGAAGTGACGAACATAACATCATAAACAGCGGAATCGATATAGGGGCGGATATTCTTCACCTCGGTCATCACGGTTCAAATACATCGAGTGACCCTGCTTTTATAAATGCAGTTGATCCAGAAATTGCAATCTATAGTGCAGGTGTTAACAATAGCTATGGACATCCGAGTGAGGACGTAGTCTCATACATCAAGAATGCAGGAATAAAACTGTATGGAACCGATAAAGACGGAACAATCATTGTCAGTTCGGATGGAGAAAACTATCGTATCGAAACAAACAAAGAGAAGCCGGCATCTAATTCCGATATACCAAATAATTCAAATCATAACGCGGATAAAAATGACGATGGAGAAGACCGAATAGCTGACAATTCCTGTGTCAATATTAATACTGCAAATGCCGTAGATATTCAAGCAATTATTCACATTGGCCCTGAGCGAGCTGCTGAATTAATCGATTTAAGACCATATGATACATTAAACGACTTAACGCGTATTCAAGGAATAGGGCCAGCTAGAATGACAGATATACAGGATCAAAGTTTAGCTTGCTTAGATTAA
- a CDS encoding 5-bromo-4-chloroindolyl phosphate hydrolysis family protein, with protein sequence MRAFLQFIIQSMLGFTGIVLAWLVSFFAFSQTLLISSLIAAGGGIVCFITTKQILDYRYVKKNGLTRREYKFIESNLKEAKQKVSRLQKALFRVRTLQDAKRNLEIARTAQKIYVNAKRDPNRFYQAEGFFYNHLDSLVELAEKYAFLAAQPAKTREMETSLRETRQTISTLGETIKKDLHVMLNDDMDTLHFELDVAKQSIHRMNKNSKGMMK encoded by the coding sequence TTGAGGGCGTTTTTACAGTTTATAATCCAATCCATGCTTGGTTTTACTGGTATTGTATTGGCTTGGCTTGTTAGCTTTTTTGCGTTTAGTCAAACATTATTGATATCAAGTCTGATTGCAGCAGGGGGAGGTATTGTATGTTTCATTACTACCAAGCAAATCTTAGATTATCGGTATGTGAAAAAGAATGGGTTAACAAGAAGAGAATATAAATTCATTGAATCAAATTTAAAAGAAGCAAAGCAAAAGGTCTCCCGTTTGCAAAAAGCATTATTTCGTGTTCGAACACTGCAGGATGCTAAACGGAATTTGGAAATTGCACGTACAGCACAAAAAATATATGTAAATGCAAAGCGGGATCCAAACCGTTTCTATCAAGCGGAAGGATTCTTTTATAATCATTTGGACTCTCTTGTTGAACTCGCAGAAAAGTATGCTTTTTTGGCAGCACAGCCAGCCAAAACACGAGAGATGGAAACCTCGCTGAGAGAAACACGCCAAACAATTTCGACGCTCGGCGAAACGATAAAAAAAGATTTGCATGTTATGCTAAATGATGATATGGATACGTTACATTTCGAACTTGATGTTGCAAAGCAGTCCATTCATCGAATGAATAAGAACAGCAAGGGGATGATGAAATGA
- a CDS encoding GbsR/MarR family transcriptional regulator, producing the protein MQIEDKFIENIADNMRMYGISATVGRVLGIIYINRNPMTLDELSEATGMSKTRMSQVVREMVDHNIAEKVFEKGVRKDIYNVEQDYYQTFISLFTSGWQRVIKRNKLVGKKLSAELANLLENETIDEETEAKINDLLNETKEWLNYFDWLNRLVEFFDSGEVFNHVPKEK; encoded by the coding sequence ATGCAAATTGAAGATAAATTTATTGAAAACATTGCGGATAATATGCGGATGTATGGTATTTCTGCAACTGTCGGCAGGGTGCTGGGCATTATTTATATTAATCGAAATCCAATGACATTGGACGAGCTATCAGAAGCTACCGGAATGAGCAAAACAAGAATGAGCCAGGTTGTTCGTGAAATGGTAGATCATAATATTGCTGAGAAGGTATTTGAAAAAGGTGTTCGAAAAGACATTTATAATGTGGAGCAGGATTATTACCAAACCTTTATTTCTTTATTCACATCCGGCTGGCAGCGTGTAATTAAACGCAATAAGTTAGTAGGTAAAAAGTTATCAGCCGAATTAGCAAATCTTCTTGAAAATGAAACAATAGATGAAGAAACAGAAGCTAAAATTAACGACCTGCTGAATGAAACGAAAGAATGGCTAAACTATTTTGACTGGCTTAATCGTTTAGTTGAGTTCTTTGATAGTGGTGAAGTTTTTAATCATGTCCCTAAAGAGAAATAA
- a CDS encoding toxic anion resistance protein, whose translation MSEHNQQKPSQAIDDILANPFGSEPTHPSSDSLSFQDTDKPEKLIHTLSKENQERAIQLAEQIDPNNNGSIAQYGTEAQSKLLNFSHGMLEHVQKQDIGEIGSILSDLMKKLEQVNPDELRPEKRGLLSRMFGKISGTVNEILSKYQKTGAQIDRIRVKLDRSKDALITDNGMLEQLFDQNRDYYDALNIYIAAGEVKLEEMETKLIPEVKRKAEISQSQMDFQKVNDLMQFADRLAKRTHDLKLSRQITMQTAPQIRLIQNINQALVEKIQSSILTAIPLWKNQVAIALTLLRQRNAVEAQKQVSKTTNELLLKNAEMLKTNTIETAKENERGLVDIDTLKQTQEHLVSTIEETIQIQTEGRTKRNQAEQELIGMEEELKQKLLELR comes from the coding sequence ATGAGTGAACATAATCAACAAAAGCCTTCACAAGCAATCGATGATATATTAGCAAATCCATTTGGGAGTGAGCCAACACATCCATCATCAGATTCATTATCATTTCAAGATACAGATAAACCTGAGAAATTGATCCATACATTATCGAAAGAAAATCAAGAACGGGCAATCCAATTGGCAGAACAGATTGATCCGAATAATAACGGTTCGATTGCACAATATGGAACAGAAGCACAATCAAAACTATTAAATTTTTCGCACGGCATGCTGGAACATGTGCAAAAACAGGATATTGGCGAAATTGGTTCCATTTTAAGTGATTTAATGAAGAAACTTGAGCAAGTTAACCCGGACGAGCTGCGTCCGGAAAAACGTGGTTTGCTTTCTCGTATGTTTGGCAAAATATCTGGTACGGTTAATGAGATACTTTCAAAGTATCAGAAGACAGGTGCACAAATCGATCGGATCCGAGTGAAGCTGGACCGCAGCAAAGATGCATTGATTACAGATAACGGCATGCTGGAACAGCTATTTGATCAAAATAGAGATTATTATGATGCATTGAATATTTATATTGCTGCTGGTGAAGTGAAGCTTGAAGAAATGGAAACGAAATTAATTCCTGAAGTAAAGCGAAAAGCAGAGATTAGTCAAAGTCAAATGGATTTTCAAAAGGTGAACGATCTTATGCAATTTGCTGATCGTTTGGCGAAACGGACGCATGATTTGAAATTAAGCAGACAAATTACGATGCAAACTGCTCCACAAATCCGATTGATTCAAAATATAAATCAAGCACTTGTTGAAAAAATTCAATCGTCTATTTTAACAGCTATTCCGTTATGGAAAAATCAAGTTGCGATTGCATTAACGCTTTTACGTCAGCGCAATGCGGTAGAAGCGCAAAAGCAAGTATCGAAAACAACAAATGAATTATTGCTTAAAAACGCGGAAATGTTAAAAACAAATACAATTGAAACGGCAAAAGAGAATGAACGCGGGCTTGTTGATATTGATACATTAAAGCAGACACAGGAGCATTTAGTTTCTACAATCGAGGAAACAATTCAAATTCAAACTGAGGGACGTACGAAACGTAATCAAGCAGAGCAAGAGCTGATTGGCATGGAGGAAGAATTAAAGCAGAAGTTGTTAGAATTACGATAA
- a CDS encoding dipeptidase codes for MPTTLFWLLITMLLTFPAAWGTLDNFSIQLKHEPTENTDSIHNKAIIVDSHIDTMMNVLDENIWLPNVDIGKDTPLHADIPKLKKGGINVGFFAAFTEGYYDNNPRSISRTLALIHALYWMEEHNRDHFQIAKTAFEIWDTVQAGKIAAVPTIEGAYSLEEHNAIELLHQYYDLGIKAIGFNWNYSNALGEGANKIYGDPARTPSSGGLTDLGVQVAEEMNKLGMIIDVSHMSENTFWDVLEVTDAPVMATHSGVKALKNHQRNLTDEQLLALAENGGVIGIVFYPAFLTDNPSAYVTNIADHIDYAVDLIGIDHVALGSDFDGSDMPSDLQNASELYKITDELKNRGYSDEDIEKILGKNTLRLLQEVENAATINAYAKELDIKMTPEFKMGEIVEETMPTLKANIDAPADTIENLDFQIIVDGVAYEADYNGNTSILSFKLTEPLVEHFHVVTFEASDKNGNVQRATRIFYLNKDT; via the coding sequence ATGCCCACTACTTTATTCTGGCTGCTCATTACAATGCTATTAACCTTCCCTGCTGCATGGGGCACGCTGGATAACTTTTCTATCCAATTAAAGCACGAACCTACTGAAAATACGGATAGTATACATAATAAAGCGATAATTGTTGATAGTCATATCGATACAATGATGAATGTATTGGACGAAAACATTTGGCTGCCAAATGTCGATATCGGAAAGGATACTCCCCTTCATGCTGATATACCAAAGCTTAAAAAAGGTGGAATAAATGTAGGTTTTTTCGCAGCGTTTACAGAAGGTTATTATGACAATAATCCCCGTAGTATCAGCCGCACACTCGCATTAATCCATGCACTCTATTGGATGGAGGAACATAATCGGGACCATTTTCAAATTGCAAAGACAGCATTTGAAATTTGGGATACGGTACAAGCAGGGAAAATTGCAGCAGTTCCTACAATAGAAGGCGCCTATTCTTTAGAAGAACATAATGCTATTGAATTGCTTCATCAATATTACGACCTCGGTATTAAAGCCATTGGTTTTAATTGGAACTATTCTAACGCACTAGGTGAAGGTGCGAATAAAATATATGGAGATCCAGCCAGAACCCCATCAAGTGGCGGACTAACTGATCTCGGTGTGCAGGTTGCAGAGGAAATGAATAAACTAGGCATGATTATTGACGTGTCACACATGTCAGAGAACACGTTTTGGGATGTGTTAGAGGTCACCGATGCGCCTGTCATGGCAACACATTCCGGTGTAAAGGCACTAAAAAACCATCAGCGCAACCTGACAGATGAGCAGCTGCTCGCTCTTGCTGAAAATGGCGGTGTTATAGGAATCGTGTTTTATCCGGCATTTTTAACGGATAATCCATCCGCCTATGTTACCAATATCGCTGATCATATTGATTATGCTGTCGATTTAATTGGGATTGATCATGTTGCACTTGGTTCTGACTTTGACGGTTCGGATATGCCCTCAGATTTACAAAATGCAAGCGAACTCTATAAAATTACGGATGAGTTAAAAAACAGAGGGTACTCTGATGAGGATATCGAAAAAATCCTTGGAAAAAATACGCTTCGATTATTACAGGAAGTTGAAAATGCCGCAACTATAAACGCATATGCAAAAGAGTTAGATATCAAAATGACTCCGGAATTTAAAATGGGCGAAATAGTTGAAGAAACAATGCCGACTTTAAAAGCGAATATCGATGCACCTGCGGATACAATTGAAAATTTGGATTTCCAGATTATTGTGGATGGTGTTGCCTACGAAGCGGATTACAATGGAAATACCTCCATATTATCATTTAAACTAACAGAACCTTTAGTTGAGCATTTTCATGTTGTAACATTTGAAGCCTCAGACAAAAATGGAAATGTTCAACGAGCTACGCGTATTTTTTACTTGAACAAGGATACATAA
- the pxpB gene encoding 5-oxoprolinase subunit PxpB — MFQISAFGDTGLRVQFGEHISKEINQQIRSFCMLLEKEKIPGVIEWIPTYTAVTIVYNPYTILYKVLVDQIEKLQNRLSDTELPPAEIMHIPVCYGGDKGPDLAAVARFHNLDESKVISVHSGADYLIYMMGFIPGFAYLGGMSNEIAVPRLESPRAAIPAGSVGIAGEQTGIYPLESPGGWQIIGRTPVKLYDPNDSSPILLRAGNYIRFIPIGKEEYKVIEKEVNAGTFIPYVETFME, encoded by the coding sequence ATGTTTCAAATAAGTGCTTTTGGGGATACAGGTTTACGGGTTCAATTTGGTGAACATATATCAAAAGAAATAAACCAACAAATTCGTAGCTTCTGTATGTTATTGGAGAAGGAAAAAATACCAGGTGTAATAGAGTGGATTCCAACGTACACAGCGGTTACTATCGTATATAATCCATATACGATTTTATATAAGGTATTGGTGGATCAAATAGAGAAGCTGCAGAACAGACTTTCTGATACGGAACTTCCACCTGCAGAAATCATGCATATTCCAGTTTGTTATGGAGGGGATAAGGGACCGGATTTAGCGGCAGTCGCCCGTTTCCATAACCTCGATGAATCAAAAGTGATTTCCGTCCATTCAGGTGCAGACTATTTAATTTATATGATGGGCTTTATCCCAGGGTTTGCTTATCTTGGGGGAATGTCAAATGAAATTGCAGTACCAAGATTAGAAAGTCCTCGTGCAGCAATTCCAGCTGGATCTGTAGGGATTGCAGGAGAACAGACTGGAATTTATCCACTTGAATCTCCTGGTGGCTGGCAGATTATTGGAAGAACACCTGTGAAATTATATGATCCAAACGACTCGTCTCCAATTCTTTTACGAGCAGGTAATTATATTCGTTTTATACCAATTGGTAAGGAAGAGTATAAAGTGATTGAGAAAGAAGTGAATGCAGGAACGTTTATTCCTTATGTGGAAACATTTATGGAGTAA
- the coaW gene encoding type II pantothenate kinase, whose protein sequence is MEKIGIDAGGTLIKIAYEEHGKLHVKTYSIQEKNELLQWLKFISPGAVLHVTGGKNNLIPNLPSQKAHFIDEFQSLLEGTRYLMNIEKQPSKKDYLVVNIGTGTSIFHVAHHKIERLSGSGVSGGTLMGLGSIITGKSTFQELIALAEKGNHENSDLLVRDIYEPNEPPIFWDLTAANFGKVNHHKTSEKADHMAALIQLVGEITISLAGQLALHKNIHKIVFIGSALNGNRPLKNVLSSFQDKLSYKAIFLDKGAYAGAIGALLA, encoded by the coding sequence ATGGAAAAAATCGGAATTGATGCTGGAGGAACGTTAATAAAAATAGCCTATGAAGAACATGGCAAGCTTCATGTTAAGACATATTCTATTCAGGAAAAAAATGAGCTGCTGCAATGGTTAAAGTTTATTTCTCCTGGTGCTGTATTACATGTAACTGGAGGAAAAAATAATTTAATTCCGAACCTGCCAAGCCAAAAAGCCCATTTTATAGATGAATTCCAATCCCTTCTTGAGGGTACACGTTATTTAATGAACATAGAAAAGCAACCAAGTAAAAAAGATTATCTTGTTGTGAATATCGGTACGGGCACATCGATTTTTCATGTAGCCCATCATAAAATTGAGCGACTATCTGGAAGTGGTGTTAGTGGGGGTACATTGATGGGGCTAGGTTCAATAATTACAGGAAAAAGTACATTTCAAGAACTGATTGCTTTAGCTGAAAAAGGGAACCATGAAAACAGTGATTTATTAGTGAGGGATATTTATGAACCAAATGAGCCGCCTATTTTTTGGGATCTTACTGCAGCTAATTTTGGTAAAGTCAATCACCATAAAACATCAGAAAAAGCAGATCATATGGCTGCACTTATTCAATTAGTAGGAGAAATTACAATATCACTCGCTGGTCAACTTGCATTACACAAAAATATCCATAAGATTGTCTTTATTGGCAGTGCGCTGAATGGCAACAGACCATTAAAAAATGTATTAAGCAGTTTTCAGGACAAGCTATCCTATAAGGCAATCTTTCTTGATAAAGGAGCCTATGCTGGAGCTATAGGTGCTTTACTTGCTTGA
- a CDS encoding DUF3006 domain-containing protein — translation MTLNLNRKKMHCIVALLFICGFIVYVVASNHYYEEKGRKFIGVIDRFENNQAVILIEELGEEIIVNRKLLPSEIEANMWLRFEIYSDIKK, via the coding sequence ATGACACTTAATCTTAATCGTAAAAAGATGCATTGCATTGTTGCCTTGCTATTCATATGTGGATTTATTGTATATGTAGTGGCAAGCAATCATTATTATGAGGAAAAAGGGAGGAAGTTTATCGGAGTAATCGATCGATTTGAAAATAATCAAGCTGTCATATTAATTGAGGAATTAGGAGAAGAAATAATTGTCAACAGAAAGCTTTTGCCATCTGAAATCGAAGCCAACATGTGGCTCCGATTTGAAATTTATTCTGATATTAAGAAATGA